A genomic window from Tautonia rosea includes:
- the aroE gene encoding shikimate dehydrogenase produces the protein MICVTLGRGRHRTLLEEWGQAAEAGAELVELRIDCLRSEINLKRLLTDRRTPIVFTVRRGADGGLWRGNDEKRLLLLREAIVTGVEYVDLELDIAKSIPRFGKTKRIISYHNFRETPADLDSIADQAQEANADVVKIATMARSVGDASRILEAAARSSEKVPTIGIAMGPMGVFTRVLGRKFGAPFTYAGFNPERIFAPGMLHFDELRRDYGYDRINAETEVYAVIGDPIAHSLSPAVHNAAFLKLGINAVYVPLLIPNGKLKESLDLLSWLDLKGMSVTIPHKEAILPLLRQVDGAVDRLKACNTVVIKKNVWTGHNTDYHAAMSVLEEAYGGSTSDEVSVLMDKQVLILGAGGVARTIAYGLTRRGAGVAITNRDDERAARVASEVGCRHISWAARASTPCDVLINGTPVGMHPNVDETPVPPAAFRAGMVAFDTIYHPENTMFLKLARERECRTISGVDMFVRQAELQFALFTGRSAPTDLMRQVVARKLGVTRD, from the coding sequence ATGATCTGCGTCACCCTCGGCCGAGGCCGGCACCGCACGCTGCTGGAGGAGTGGGGCCAGGCCGCCGAGGCCGGTGCCGAGCTGGTTGAGCTGCGGATCGACTGCCTTCGCAGCGAGATCAACCTCAAACGCCTCCTGACCGACCGCCGCACCCCGATCGTCTTCACCGTGCGACGAGGTGCCGACGGCGGCCTTTGGCGCGGTAACGACGAGAAGCGCCTCCTCCTCCTGCGTGAGGCGATTGTCACCGGCGTCGAGTACGTCGACCTGGAGCTGGACATCGCCAAATCGATCCCCCGCTTCGGCAAGACCAAGCGGATCATCAGCTACCACAACTTTCGCGAGACCCCTGCCGACCTGGATTCAATCGCCGACCAGGCGCAGGAGGCCAATGCCGACGTCGTGAAGATCGCCACGATGGCCAGGTCGGTCGGCGATGCGAGCCGCATTCTGGAAGCTGCGGCCCGATCCTCCGAGAAGGTCCCCACCATTGGGATTGCCATGGGGCCGATGGGGGTCTTCACCCGGGTCCTCGGTCGGAAATTCGGCGCACCGTTCACCTATGCCGGCTTCAATCCGGAACGGATCTTCGCCCCCGGTATGCTCCATTTCGACGAACTGCGGCGCGATTACGGCTACGATCGGATCAACGCCGAGACGGAGGTTTACGCTGTGATCGGAGATCCGATCGCCCACAGCCTCAGTCCCGCCGTTCACAACGCCGCGTTCCTGAAACTCGGGATCAACGCGGTCTATGTTCCGCTCTTGATCCCCAATGGCAAGCTCAAGGAATCGCTCGACCTGCTCTCTTGGCTTGATTTGAAGGGAATGAGCGTCACGATCCCGCATAAAGAGGCCATTCTTCCCCTGCTCCGCCAGGTCGATGGCGCGGTTGATCGGCTGAAGGCGTGCAACACCGTGGTCATCAAGAAGAACGTCTGGACCGGCCACAATACCGACTACCACGCGGCCATGAGCGTCCTGGAGGAAGCCTACGGCGGCTCGACCAGCGACGAGGTGAGCGTCCTGATGGACAAGCAGGTGCTCATTCTTGGCGCTGGCGGCGTGGCTCGTACCATTGCTTATGGATTGACCCGACGTGGCGCCGGGGTTGCGATCACCAACCGCGACGACGAGCGAGCGGCCCGCGTGGCGTCCGAGGTCGGGTGCCGCCACATTTCCTGGGCGGCTCGGGCAAGTACCCCGTGCGATGTTCTCATCAATGGGACGCCCGTGGGCATGCACCCGAACGTCGATGAGACACCGGTCCCTCCCGCCGCCTTCCGGGCCGGCATGGTGGCGTTCGATACGATTTACCACCCCGAGAACACAATGTTTCTGAAGCTTGCTCGTGAACGCGAGTGCAGAACAATTTCTGGGGTAGATATGTTCGTTCGCCAGGCCGAACTTCAGTTTGCCCTCTTCACCGGCCGCAGCGCTCCGACCGACCTGATGCGTCAGGTCGTGGCCCGGAAACTGGGGGTGACACGAGACTGA
- the mutL gene encoding DNA mismatch repair endonuclease MutL yields MGMIRELSPSVVNQIAAGEVVERPASVVKELLENAIDAGATRIELTVERGGRDLVRVADNGSGISREDLPLAFRPHATSKLSEADDLHRIRTLGFRGEALAAIAEISRVRCQTRTADAEVGSEQAIEGGEHSEIRDCGCPVGTVIEVRNLFFNTPVRRTFLKSDTTEAGHVAEMFTRIALAHPTIHLTFRSGSKTLHDLPPVTGLKDRVAVFFGRELADALLWVESEINDFHLWGYVAHPSQSRSSTKGQYLFVGGRFVRDRSLGHALTEAYRGLLMVGRVPVAFLHLDLPPEEVDVNVHPTKVEVRFRDSQRIYGQLLRTVRQTFLTSDLHSRLQAPPTRPDPTPPGPAEPDSEAGASSREPGFALRSDPFDRQMVASWFPPSSGSGMSPPARPANLDDLPRREEPEWARSLPPAPTSSPSSSFNEFAEESPIPSTESTEPAIPVSVPPTPSDAQTSTTAGVPVQDVGVLPPRAIQVHDSYLIAETEDGMVVIDQHALHERILFEEFRSRVERGGVESQRLLVPEPVELGADEAAEVLERRDVLATLGLEVEPFGGGTVLVGSVPAMLGPISPTRLLRDLAEQLVGRPVPPSADAVLNDVLSLMACKAAIKAGQRLSSDEVAALLARRHLVTDAHHCPHGRPTALIFTKEELEKQFGRV; encoded by the coding sequence ATGGGCATGATCCGGGAACTCTCTCCGTCCGTCGTCAACCAAATCGCCGCCGGCGAGGTGGTCGAGCGGCCGGCGAGCGTCGTGAAGGAACTCCTAGAAAACGCGATCGACGCCGGTGCGACCCGGATCGAGCTGACCGTCGAGCGCGGGGGCCGCGACCTGGTTCGAGTCGCCGACAACGGAAGCGGGATCAGCCGAGAGGATCTCCCCCTCGCCTTCCGTCCCCATGCGACCAGCAAACTCTCTGAGGCCGATGACCTACACCGCATCCGGACCCTCGGTTTTCGAGGAGAGGCTCTGGCAGCCATTGCCGAGATCTCGCGGGTCCGCTGCCAGACCCGCACCGCCGACGCCGAGGTCGGCTCGGAACAGGCGATCGAAGGGGGTGAGCACTCCGAGATCCGCGACTGCGGCTGCCCGGTCGGCACGGTCATCGAGGTTCGCAACCTCTTCTTCAATACCCCGGTCCGCCGGACCTTCCTCAAAAGCGACACGACCGAAGCCGGCCACGTGGCCGAGATGTTTACCCGGATTGCCCTGGCTCACCCGACCATTCACCTGACCTTCCGCTCCGGCTCGAAGACCTTGCACGACCTCCCCCCCGTCACCGGCCTCAAGGACCGCGTCGCCGTCTTCTTCGGTCGCGAGCTGGCCGACGCCCTGCTCTGGGTCGAAAGTGAGATCAACGACTTCCATCTCTGGGGATACGTCGCTCACCCCTCGCAGAGTCGATCCAGCACCAAGGGTCAGTACCTCTTTGTCGGAGGTCGATTTGTCCGAGACCGATCCCTCGGCCACGCTTTGACCGAGGCTTACCGAGGCCTGCTCATGGTCGGCCGCGTCCCGGTCGCCTTCCTTCACCTCGATCTCCCTCCCGAAGAGGTGGACGTGAACGTCCATCCCACCAAGGTCGAGGTCCGGTTCCGGGACTCGCAGCGCATCTATGGCCAGCTCCTCCGGACCGTCCGTCAGACGTTCCTGACTAGCGATCTCCACAGCAGGCTTCAGGCCCCTCCGACGCGACCCGATCCCACTCCCCCCGGTCCTGCCGAGCCGGACTCGGAGGCCGGCGCCTCGTCGCGGGAGCCCGGCTTCGCGCTCCGGTCCGACCCGTTCGACCGACAGATGGTTGCCTCCTGGTTCCCTCCCTCAAGCGGCTCGGGAATGTCTCCTCCGGCTCGACCGGCCAACCTCGATGACCTCCCTCGCCGCGAGGAGCCTGAGTGGGCCAGGTCGCTTCCGCCCGCCCCCACGTCCTCGCCGTCCTCCTCGTTCAACGAGTTCGCCGAAGAGTCTCCGATCCCTTCGACCGAATCGACCGAACCAGCCATCCCGGTTTCTGTTCCTCCGACTCCGTCTGATGCGCAGACCTCGACCACCGCTGGCGTCCCTGTTCAGGATGTCGGCGTCCTGCCTCCTCGAGCGATCCAGGTCCACGACAGCTACCTCATTGCCGAAACCGAGGACGGCATGGTGGTCATCGACCAGCACGCCCTTCATGAACGCATCCTGTTCGAGGAGTTCCGTTCCCGAGTCGAGCGCGGAGGGGTTGAGTCTCAGCGCCTTCTGGTTCCCGAGCCCGTCGAGCTGGGAGCCGACGAGGCGGCCGAGGTTCTGGAACGCCGCGACGTCCTGGCAACGCTTGGCCTGGAGGTTGAACCGTTCGGCGGTGGAACCGTCCTGGTCGGCAGTGTGCCGGCAATGCTCGGCCCGATCAGTCCGACACGCCTCCTTCGCGATCTGGCCGAGCAACTGGTCGGCCGACCGGTTCCGCCTTCGGCCGATGCGGTCCTGAACGACGTGCTCAGCCTCATGGCCTGTAAAGCCGCGATCAAGGCCGGTCAACGGCTTTCGTCCGACGAGGTCGCCGCCCTGCTTGCCCGCCGACACCTCGTGACCGACGCCCACCACTGCCCTCACGGCCGGCCAACCGCCCTGATCTTCACGAAGGAGGAGCTGGAAAAGCAATTCGGCCGCGTCTGA
- a CDS encoding WD40 repeat domain-containing protein, which produces MLHPEHNDERFGIPDAFGCHSKASGPLGRLWLLASGGIVTGMFSLVLGLLTSGLFAQPSENVLSLKSPSTPIHSLCFAPEGLRIASCDTTGRLSLWQLPEEKPRSEWGGPDRKIKCLAFSPDRELMAWGTWDGSIVLWNLRDGRRETTLHRRDVSIAALEFSPDGKTLASGDVSGSLVLWDVSSGQLLEVHETQSRIITDLDFSSDSRSLTTAVRDDLGGMLLVVEVPSGEVRQQLRLTPQSIVRRVEFLPSDNKVLWLDLGAQHLECWDLIRGESESLFDVHHRVTSFALSPDGTTLALGTSEGEVMLRAWENLQVLHRLQDQPNPIHSLDFSHDGRLVAVGGVVSGLVVWKP; this is translated from the coding sequence ATGCTCCATCCCGAACACAACGACGAACGATTCGGCATCCCTGATGCATTCGGCTGCCATTCGAAGGCAAGCGGACCATTGGGGAGACTCTGGCTTCTCGCGTCGGGGGGGATTGTGACCGGGATGTTCTCGCTGGTTCTGGGGCTCCTGACCTCGGGACTCTTCGCGCAACCGTCTGAGAATGTCCTGTCGCTGAAGTCGCCGTCCACCCCAATCCACTCGCTCTGCTTCGCTCCCGAGGGCCTGAGAATCGCCTCGTGCGATACGACAGGGAGGCTGTCCCTCTGGCAGCTTCCGGAGGAGAAGCCGCGGTCCGAGTGGGGAGGACCGGACCGGAAGATCAAATGCCTGGCGTTCTCGCCGGATCGGGAGCTGATGGCATGGGGCACCTGGGACGGAAGCATCGTGCTCTGGAACCTGAGGGACGGGCGCCGAGAAACGACCCTGCACCGTCGCGATGTGTCGATCGCCGCCCTGGAATTCTCGCCCGACGGCAAGACGCTGGCTTCAGGAGATGTCTCGGGAAGCCTCGTGTTGTGGGATGTGTCTTCGGGTCAGTTACTTGAGGTGCATGAGACGCAATCGCGGATCATTACGGACCTTGACTTTTCGTCCGATTCCCGGTCGCTCACGACGGCGGTCCGTGATGACCTGGGGGGAATGCTTCTGGTCGTGGAAGTGCCAAGTGGCGAGGTCAGGCAGCAGTTGCGACTCACTCCGCAAAGCATTGTCCGAAGGGTGGAGTTTCTGCCCAGTGACAACAAGGTGCTCTGGCTGGACCTCGGCGCTCAACACCTTGAGTGCTGGGACTTGATCCGGGGAGAGTCGGAGTCGCTGTTCGATGTGCATCATCGCGTGACCTCGTTCGCCCTCTCTCCCGACGGGACAACCCTCGCCCTGGGAACTTCGGAGGGGGAGGTGATGCTCCGGGCTTGGGAGAACCTTCAGGTGCTTCACCGGCTTCAGGATCAACCGAACCCGATCCACAGCCTCGATTTCAGCCACGACGGGAGGCTCGTCGCAGTCGGGGGAGTCGTCTCCGGACTGGTCGTCTGGAAGCCCTGA